A DNA window from Ostrea edulis chromosome 5, xbOstEdul1.1, whole genome shotgun sequence contains the following coding sequences:
- the LOC130054887 gene encoding uncharacterized protein LOC130054887: MANTRKGSEKNKTLSDKSYDTAGSSDQTLAAIRSDLREIKENLQKTVKTCDLESMVTNIVTGLLKSYEKEAEKRETQLKQKIDRLTTDIDKLTMENETLREKICEANKNNRDLQKEMNEGRDFATFSTVKSNYNEQYSRKNNIKIYGIPETKRDNIVEIVKSTLKKKGCVEVDHRDIEAVHRIPGSRPNAPRPILMKMRNNDKKANIMRYRSAVKDSPVNVRLGDDVTKENRELIVRLLDHESITSAWYFNGSVYGNIKGKRVKFDILDDIDFKVKKIRE, translated from the coding sequence ATGGCAAATACCAGAAAAGGATCggagaaaaacaaaacattgtcCGACAAAAGTTATGATACTGCTGGATCAAGTGATCAAACGTTGGCAGCCATTAGGTCTGACTTACgggaaattaaagaaaacttaCAAAAAACAGTGAAAACATGTGATCTTGAATCCATGGTAACAAATATTGTAACAGGTCTCCTTAAAAGTTATGAGAAAGAGGCAGAAAAACGTGAAACacagttaaaacaaaaaatagacAGGCTTACAACGGACATTGATAAACTAACAATGGAAAACGAAACCCTACGGGAAAAAATTTGTGaggcaaataaaaataacaggGATCTACAAAAAGAAATGAATGAGGGCCGTGATTTCGCGACATTTTCCACAGTGAAATCGAATTACAATGAACAGTACAGTCGAAAaaataacatcaaaatatatggcaTCCCAGAAACAAAACGAGATAACATCGTAGAGATAGTAAAATCTACATTGAAAAAGAAGGGGTGTGTGGAAGTTGACCATCGAGACATTGAAGCGGTGCACCGCATTCCAGGATCCAGACCAAACGCACCAAGACCAATCCTAATGAAGATGAGAAACAACGACAAAAAGGCGAACATAATGCGTTACAGATCTGCTGTGAAGGATTCGCCGGTTAATGTTCGTCTTGGGGACGACGTCACCAAGGAGAACAGAGAATTGATTGTTCGCCTTTTAGACCATGAGAGCATAACATCTGCTTGGTACTTTAATGGCTCTGTTTATGGTAACATAAAAGGAAAGCGAGTGAAGTTCGATATACTCGATGACATTGActtcaaagtgaaaaaaatccGGGAATAA